The following nucleotide sequence is from bacterium.
CGAGCAACATGGCGACGGCGCCGACGGCGGCGAGGCGGTCGACGCGTTCGAGCAGCGCCGCGTCGCCGAGCCGCGTCGCCGCGCCGTCGAACGCGACGCTGGCGAAGCGCTGCCCCGGATCGATGGTCGGCGTCGGCGTCGTGCGGAACGGGCCGTCGACGCGCCACACGCCGTCGGGGGCGACGACGCAGAGCGCGTCGGCCGCGGCGGCGAAGGGCACGAAGTGCCGCGTGCCGCGCAGGCGGCCGCCGCTCGTCTGGAGCGGCTCGGGCGGGCCGCCCGCGAAGAGGGCGTCGGCGCGCGCGATGGTGACGAGCTTCGTGCCGGCACAGAGCGGCGCGAGGAGATCGGACGACGTCTGGGCGAGCAGAGCTGCGGCGAGGTTCGTGTCGAGCAGCGGCCCGGGCAGACACACGCGACCCGCCTCCTCGCAGACGACGGCCAGCTCGACCGCCCCGAGGCCCTGGCCGCCGGCGCCGGCGGGCGCGACGAGGCCGGCGTAGCCCATCTCGGCGAGCTGGCGCCACTGCGCCGGCTCGAAGCCCTGGGCTGCGTGCTCCATCGTGCGCCGGCTCTCCTCGAGCGGCGCGGCCTTCTGGAAGTAGTCGCGGGTGGAGGAGCGGAGGAGCTGCTGGTCGTCGGAGAGCTCGAATCGCATCGGGGTCCTTCAGGCCTGGGGCAGGCCGAGCACGCGCTTGGCGACGATGTTGCGCTGGATCTCGGAGGAGCCGGAGTAGATGGTGCCGGCGCGCGACCACAGGAACTCGCGCGCCCAGTCGACGTCGGGCCGCGCGCCCGGGCTCGTGCGCAGCAGCTGCCCGCCGGGCCCGAGGAGATCGAGCGCCGTCTCGCGGAAGCGCTTGTCGAACTCGCTCCAGTAGATCTTCTCGAGCGACGACTCCGTGCCAGGCGCCTTGCCCTCGGCGAACGTGGCCAGCATGCGGATGCCGTTCGCGCGCATGACCTCGTTCTCGACGAGGAGCCGCGCGATCTTCTCGCGCGCCGCGCCGGTGAGGCGGCCGGCGCTGCGGCACGCCTCGGCAAGGCAGCCGAGGTCGCGGTCGTAGCGCTCGGAGTAGGCGAGGGAGCTGGCGCCGCGCTCGTAGGCGAGCACCGTCATGGCGATGCGCCAGCCGTCGCCGACCTGTCCGACGAGATGCTCCTTCGGCACGCGCGCGTCCTCGAAGAACACTTCGCCGAACTCGCTCTCGCCCGTGATCTGGCGCAGCGGCCGCACCGTGACGCCGGGCGTGTCGAGCTTCACGAGCACGAAGGAGATGCCGCCGTAGCGGTCCTTCGGGTCGGTGCGGCAGAGGACGAAGATCCAGTCCGCCCACGGCCCGAACGTCGTCCACACCTTCTGGCCGTTCAGGACGAAGTGGTCGCCGTCGAGGACGGCGCTCGTCTTCAGCGACGCGAGGTCGCTGCCGGCACCGGGTTCGCTGAAGCCCTGACACCAGATCTCGTCGCCCGCCAGCATCGGCGGGATGAAGCGGCGACGCTGCTCCTCGCTGCCGTGGTGGATCAGCGCCGGGCCGAGGAGGCCGATGCCGAGGATGTTCAGGATCGGCGGCGCGTCGGCCTGCGACAGCTCGGCGTCGAAGATCGACTTCTCCACCTCCGTCGCGCCGCGTCCGCCCCACTCGGCGGGCCAGTCCATGCCGAGGTAGCCGGCCTCGTAGAGCATCTTCTGCCAGGCGCGGCGCAGCGCGATGAGGCTGTCCTCGGTCGCCGCCGGGTCGCGCAGCTCCTCGCGCCACGGA
It contains:
- a CDS encoding acyl-CoA dehydrogenase family protein, with product MRFELSDDQQLLRSSTRDYFQKAAPLEESRRTMEHAAQGFEPAQWRQLAEMGYAGLVAPAGAGGQGLGAVELAVVCEEAGRVCLPGPLLDTNLAAALLAQTSSDLLAPLCAGTKLVTIARADALFAGGPPEPLQTSGGRLRGTRHFVPFAAAADALCVVAPDGVWRVDGPFRTTPTPTIDPGQRFASVAFDGAATRLGDAALLERVDRLAAVGAVAMLLGLMQRALETTLQYVQTRSTFNRPIGAFQALQHRLADMLLRVESTRSAVYRAAWCVDAGDADTALACAAAKAYAGDAARLVCGEAIQMHGGIGFTWELDLHFFFKRVKTLEQFYGSTETRLEEAMVAAGL
- a CDS encoding acyl-CoA dehydrogenase family protein, producing the protein MDLHLTPQALAFRDQLRTWLRANLRRPWREELRDPAATEDSLIALRRAWQKMLYEAGYLGMDWPAEWGGRGATEVEKSIFDAELSQADAPPILNILGIGLLGPALIHHGSEEQRRRFIPPMLAGDEIWCQGFSEPGAGSDLASLKTSAVLDGDHFVLNGQKVWTTFGPWADWIFVLCRTDPKDRYGGISFVLVKLDTPGVTVRPLRQITGESEFGEVFFEDARVPKEHLVGQVGDGWRIAMTVLAYERGASSLAYSERYDRDLGCLAEACRSAGRLTGAAREKIARLLVENEVMRANGIRMLATFAEGKAPGTESSLEKIYWSEFDKRFRETALDLLGPGGQLLRTSPGARPDVDWAREFLWSRAGTIYSGSSEIQRNIVAKRVLGLPQA